The DNA window CCCTGGCCCGGGAAGCCTCTCCGTCCAAAAACGATTGGACCTCTCCGCccatcaatggctgccattgagtgaACTTGTCCACTCACATTCAAGAAATATCCGCGGTATTCAGACTATACGCTGTGGTAGTTAGCACCATAAAACTTACCTGAAAAACACCCATTGAGAGccatttggattggacgtctctcgctgTCAATGGCCTTGAAAGAATTAAAAACACCCATTGGTTAGGGTAATCATGATGTCATTCCTGATTTAAAATGTGCATCTTAGTATCCACAATATGAACCTTTACAATTCCGAGACTAGCCAAGCGTGGCTAAGTGTGGCTAAGCAGGAAGTATGAAGCCCACGGTTTTAACATCTAGCCTAATGCTTCttacccccaccccccaccccccatctAAATGGAGCAGCTGACCTTTGTTAAATATTATCTGCCCCATGGTGGCGCTACCAAAACAAGGCAACAGTTCCATCAATCATTCATGTAGCAAATGAAAGTTGGTCTTGAAGACACCCCCCGTTCTGTCCCATTCCGTCCCTCCCACCAAAGTCATATTCGGGCTCACTAAAGCAGCAGGTCACATACCaaccattaataaaaaaataaaaacaagacatcCAAATTAGAACAGTCAAACAGTTTGCCTTAATTAAAGTAAATGAAAACTATATGTTTGTCTCGGGTAGATTTCCAAGGCATTTGAAATGGAAGAGCTGGGAGCAAATTAGCATTTGTTTGCTGCCACCCCTCCCACTCCACATGGATTGTACGTCTATCACTGTAAATGGCattcagtgagtgaatgaactGTTTTTACACTCGCCACACAGTACCGTTGGAATAATAGTACTCTTAAGGAAACACATCAACAACCCCGCCTACTGTTGTactgttttattgttatttcatgtgatagatgtccaatccgttttgactgggaggggcttgcAGTCAAATCTGCCAATGGCTGTGAATAAATTCACTTTGCGAGgttacaaaaacaaatcaatttgaaaTTAAAGACCAATAACTTGGTCTTTGTATGAGTTTTTGTGCAcgtcaaaatgacaaaaatctattgctatatttttttaaagtcttgaGTGGAGTTATGTTattaggtatttttttaaatcctggatctgacaaacacacaaactcaaacttgtgcaaaaaaaaaaaaaaaaaattcagatgaAAACCATCAAATCTActctaaaaaaagtaaataagctataattaaaaatctaaaatgataGTAACTTTAGTGTGTTTATGACTGTTTCTATTCGTCCATACCTATGTACTGAgtgttttttattaattataaaattattattttttatagaatCAGTAACAACTTTGGTTATCAAATAATCATTGAGAGAAACTGACATCTCAACACTGtgcaaattcacatttttgagcGTCATGATCATAAAtattcttattttaaaaaatgtaaataaataaatacaattgtctacccttttaaaaaaaaaattgtaattaccAAATAGGAACAAAAGCAGTAAATCTTTAGTTTTATGATGCCGGAGTACATTCCCATAGTCTGGCTGGTTGTTAGCCATTGTTTATTTTGTCCCATTTGTCAAAGACATCGTTTGTGCAATTTGGGGGATGAGCTTTCCCTCCTCGAATGGTTTATTTCATCTTCCAGTTCATGAAATATCCTGTCCATCCCACTTGTTTAACATTCATAAGGGAGAAAAGCTCCTATTTTAGTTCCATTGGTGGCGCTCGGCGACCAATCGCGGGCAGTCCAAACAGATTGGGCttccgtcaatggcggcaaatGACATGAAATTGATTATGGTATTGCGTTCTTGCAGAACTCCATCCGCCACAACCTGTCACTCAACAAGTGCTTCATCAAAGTTCCCCGGCAGAAGGACGAGCCGGGAAAGGGAGGCTTCTGGAGGATCGACCCGCAGTACGCCGAGCGCCTCTTGAGCGGCGCCTACAAGAAGCGCCGCATGCCACCTGTCAGGATCAACCCGGCGCTGCAGAGCCGGCTGGGGCTGGTGGGGCTGGCGCCGCAGCCGCCCGCCTTGCGGGTGGACCCGCAGTCCCAACGCCTCCTGCGGGAGTTCGAAGAGGCCACGGAGCAGAGCTGGGACGCCCGCCTGGCCGAGGGCACCATGCTGGGCTCCTGGCCGGCGCCCCGCGGCGGCGACAAGAGGAAGTCGGGGCGCGCCAACGTGGGGGGAAAGTCCCCCCGCCGCTCCGGCTCCCCGCCGTTGCCCGCCGACGAGCAGAAGGAGAGCGGGCCCCTCAAGGGCGACTTCGACTGGGACGCCCTGCTGGACTCGGCGCTCAGCGGCGAGCTCAGCCTGGACGCCGGCGACGCCCTGGGCCCGGCGGCGGAGGATCGGGAACCCGGCGCCGCCCAGGCGGGGGGCGCCGACCACGATGCCGACTCGCAAAAGTCTTTCCTGGCTTGCGCTTTCTTGGAGAGCGCTTGGCCGGACGATGGGGAGCAAGAGCGCACCGACTTCCTGTGCGGCGCCGGCGTCAACTTGGAGCAGCTCTTTGACCTGGCCGACCCCCCCGTGGAACCCCTGCTCTGAGGTGGCCCCCGTCCCGCGACCCAAACTTTTCACCGCTTCCTGTTTACGTCACACGGCAACAGCTGACCCGATGACCTTTCCACGGCATGCTTATCTCGGGAGCCGTAATTCCAACACATCCGAATCCACGGCGACCAACTCATGAGCTGCCATTTGGACATCcgctgccgtcaatggcagcgaatgagcaaagcgctcgccccgccgtcTTTGCCGACGGGTCGTGGATTTTTGGCCATCGTGCCGCCAAGATGAGCGAAAAGGAAAAAACATCAAGATACACCAACTTCCTGCTTTGGTCCCGCCTCCTCAGgctcttcttcctctttgtcATTCGTTAGCGTTTGCCAAATGATGCGTTTGTCCGCCACGAGGACTTTCCAAAGACGAGATGACGTTATTGACTGTGTTCCTTCCCGTGACATCACACCTCACGATTGgctctttccctttttttatgatttttttcaagcaataaaaatgacttttactGCAGCTTCATTTTTTGGCTAagagcacacacacacctgcacacacacacacacacacaactgcacacacccgcacacacactGTACGGTGGACCCCCGAGTTACGACATTAATCCGTTCCGGAGTTGGGATTGGAAGGCGAAATCGTCGTATGGGGGCCAATAgaaatgattcattttctgaaccgctttatcctcactagggtcacggggggtgctggagcctatcccagctgactccgggccagaggcgggggacaccctgaattgattgccagccaaccgcagggcagcaggagacgaacaaccatgcacactcacccccttatctaggggcattttagagcgtccaatcagcctgccatggatgtttttggaaaccagagtacccggaggaaagccaCAACTATTTTTCTTTGGCCAATCCCGCACAATTGAAAATACcgctaataattaaaaaatacctTCACTCAGATTTACATACGAAACAATacaaacacaaacagaaaagctccacaagcaaatttCAAAAGCGTAAAGATAGAAAAATAAAGTGCCATAGCTTAGTTCCTCAAACAGCTAAGTGGTTAAAAGCAAAACATTTCAATCTTAAAAAATTTCATGATAACTTGTTTTTCAAAGAacataca is part of the Stigmatopora argus isolate UIUO_Sarg chromosome 14, RoL_Sarg_1.0, whole genome shotgun sequence genome and encodes:
- the foxj1a gene encoding forkhead box protein J1-A translates to MEWRYQGGPEDCQVLEDVLVAAAAQAEARAEQREPWAGGDDGGGDDGGGGVLDDSLTSLQWLQDFSILGGGVAAGRPSRGRGGPPGSEAPASPLAADLASAGPPLTPGKPTAAAYSRLGPLPAIVARGHCPDEVDYKTDAGVKPPYSYAHLICMAMKHSKHSKMTLAGIYKWITDNFCYFRHAEPTWQNSIRHNLSLNKCFIKVPRQKDEPGKGGFWRIDPQYAERLLSGAYKKRRMPPVRINPALQSRLGLVGLAPQPPALRVDPQSQRLLREFEEATEQSWDARLAEGTMLGSWPAPRGGDKRKSGRANVGGKSPRRSGSPPLPADEQKESGPLKGDFDWDALLDSALSGELSLDAGDALGPAAEDREPGAAQAGGADHDADSQKSFLACAFLESAWPDDGEQERTDFLCGAGVNLEQLFDLADPPVEPLL